A single region of the Plantactinospora soyae genome encodes:
- a CDS encoding glycoside hydrolase family 16 protein → MRTRRATLVLALLAATLVVTPPSPASAEPGALTWSDEFNAPAGTGPDGSKWKHDIGGGGWGNNEQQYYTNSTSNAAHDGNGNLVITARRENPANYNCHYGRCQYTSARLLTADRFTQTYGRFETRMKVPRGQGIWPAFWMLGGMPWPDMGEIDIMENIGREPGNLYGTLHGPGYSGGSAISSRYTLPGGQAFADAFHTFAVDWAPDSITWYVDGIQYARKTPADLNGGRWVFDHPFFMIMNIAVGGYWPGYPDASTTFPQQMVVDYVRVWGWNTGGGNPGTGNQLIGNGNKCVDVPGANPVDGTQLQIWDCNGTGAQQWTFTGGTVRALGKCMDVANGSTANGANIQIVGCNGNPAQQFVLSAAGDLVNPQANKCVDVRDQSTANGAKLQLWECTGTANQKWRRG, encoded by the coding sequence ATGCGTACCCGCCGAGCCACCCTCGTCCTGGCCTTGCTCGCCGCGACGCTGGTGGTCACCCCACCCAGCCCGGCCAGCGCAGAGCCGGGCGCGCTCACCTGGAGCGACGAGTTCAACGCACCAGCCGGCACCGGACCCGATGGCAGCAAGTGGAAGCACGACATCGGCGGCGGTGGCTGGGGCAACAACGAGCAGCAGTACTACACCAACAGCACCAGCAACGCCGCCCACGACGGCAACGGCAACCTGGTGATCACTGCCCGCCGGGAGAATCCGGCCAACTACAACTGCCACTACGGCCGCTGTCAGTACACCTCGGCCCGGCTGCTCACCGCCGACCGCTTCACCCAGACGTACGGGCGGTTCGAGACCCGGATGAAGGTGCCGCGCGGCCAGGGCATCTGGCCGGCGTTCTGGATGCTCGGCGGCATGCCCTGGCCGGACATGGGCGAGATCGACATCATGGAGAACATCGGTCGTGAGCCGGGCAACCTCTACGGCACCCTGCACGGTCCGGGCTACTCCGGCGGCAGCGCGATCAGCTCCCGCTACACGCTCCCCGGCGGCCAGGCGTTCGCCGACGCCTTCCACACCTTCGCCGTGGACTGGGCCCCCGACTCGATCACCTGGTACGTCGACGGCATCCAGTACGCCCGCAAGACCCCGGCCGACCTCAACGGTGGCCGTTGGGTCTTCGACCACCCGTTCTTCATGATCATGAACATCGCGGTCGGCGGCTACTGGCCCGGCTACCCGGACGCCAGCACCACGTTCCCGCAGCAGATGGTGGTCGACTACGTACGGGTCTGGGGCTGGAACACCGGCGGCGGCAACCCCGGCACCGGCAACCAGCTCATCGGGAACGGCAACAAGTGCGTCGACGTACCGGGGGCGAACCCGGTCGACGGTACGCAGTTGCAGATCTGGGACTGCAACGGCACCGGCGCCCAGCAGTGGACCTTCACCGGCGGCACGGTCCGGGCGCTCGGCAAGTGCATGGACGTGGCGAACGGCTCCACCGCGAACGGCGCCAACATCCAGATAGTCGGCTGCAACGGCAATCCGGCCCAGCAGTTCGTCCTCAGTGCGGCCGGTGATCTGGTCAACCCGCAGGCGAACAAGTGCGTCGACGTACGGGACCAGAGCACGGCCAACGGCGCCAAGCTCCAACTCTGGGAGTGCACCGGCACCGCCAACCAGAAGTGGCGGCGCGGCTGA
- a CDS encoding nuclear transport factor 2 family protein yields MDTDMFADAPPSEPPSHRLIENLIATYAELVDTGDFVALASLFTDASFTLNSGERLDGRDAIQRLAHDTLVLYDDGTPRTKHVTTNVIVEVDEAAGTADSRSYFTVFQALTDFPLQAVACGRYRDRFERRDSGWRFVERQVVTDFLGDVSRHLRSAS; encoded by the coding sequence ATGGACACCGACATGTTCGCGGACGCCCCGCCGAGCGAGCCACCGAGCCACCGGCTGATCGAGAACCTGATCGCCACCTACGCCGAGTTGGTGGACACCGGAGACTTCGTCGCACTCGCCAGCCTCTTCACCGACGCCAGTTTCACGCTGAACAGTGGCGAGAGGCTGGATGGCCGAGACGCGATCCAACGACTGGCCCACGACACGCTGGTCCTCTACGACGACGGGACGCCGCGTACGAAGCACGTCACGACCAACGTCATCGTCGAGGTCGACGAGGCGGCCGGAACGGCGGACTCCCGTTCGTACTTCACGGTGTTCCAGGCACTGACCGACTTTCCACTGCAAGCGGTGGCCTGCGGTCGTTACCGGGATCGTTTCGAGCGGCGGGACAGCGGGTGGCGCTTCGTGGAGCGGCAGGTCGTCACGGACTTCCTCGGTGACGTCAGCCGCCATCTGCGCAGCGCTTCCTGA
- a CDS encoding DUF397 domain-containing protein, whose product MTTTEPCWKKSTRSNAQAECVEFADDLGGVVGVRDSKDPAGPVLSFAPAAWQAFVREMPVR is encoded by the coding sequence GTGACCACCACCGAGCCGTGCTGGAAGAAGTCGACCCGAAGCAATGCGCAGGCCGAATGCGTGGAGTTTGCCGACGACCTGGGCGGGGTGGTCGGCGTACGGGACAGCAAGGACCCGGCCGGTCCGGTGCTGAGCTTCGCCCCTGCCGCGTGGCAGGCGTTCGTCCGGGAGATGCCCGTCCGCTGA
- a CDS encoding helix-turn-helix domain-containing protein: MLADFLIAELRAARAIRKMNQDEFGKIANYSGSHVSAVETGGRPPTEDYVAAIDEGFQTGGIYSRLLAKVTAFDDAPVWLRPWLEYERDAVALRACNPLLIPGLLQTEAYARAVLETALQGTEEMEKRLTLRLERQRAVFDREDPPLTTFVIGEVALRVGDPKMLAEQLDHLLKLSTRPRVIVHVVPATAGLWLGQSGPFVIASFDGSADVAFLEDHLQGRVVTDPTAIAALQRSWEIVRAVALPRDLSRDLILKLGNEL; encoded by the coding sequence ATGCTGGCAGATTTCTTGATCGCGGAGCTTCGGGCGGCCAGGGCCATTCGGAAGATGAACCAGGACGAGTTCGGCAAGATCGCGAACTACTCCGGGTCGCACGTGAGCGCGGTCGAGACCGGCGGCCGTCCGCCGACCGAGGACTACGTCGCGGCGATCGACGAGGGCTTCCAGACCGGCGGGATCTACAGCCGGCTACTCGCCAAGGTCACCGCCTTCGACGACGCACCCGTCTGGCTCCGCCCCTGGCTGGAGTACGAGCGCGACGCGGTGGCGCTCCGCGCGTGCAACCCTCTCCTCATCCCGGGCCTGCTTCAGACCGAGGCATACGCGAGAGCTGTTCTGGAGACCGCGTTGCAGGGTACGGAGGAGATGGAGAAGCGCCTCACGCTGCGATTGGAGCGGCAACGCGCGGTCTTCGATCGTGAGGACCCACCGTTGACCACCTTCGTGATCGGGGAGGTGGCGCTCCGCGTAGGTGACCCGAAGATGCTCGCCGAACAGCTTGATCACCTGCTCAAGCTCAGCACACGTCCTCGGGTGATCGTCCATGTCGTTCCGGCAACGGCCGGGCTGTGGCTGGGGCAGTCCGGCCCGTTCGTGATCGCCTCATTCGACGGCAGCGCGGACGTTGCATTCCTGGAGGATCACCTACAGGGACGGGTTGTTACGGATCCAACGGCGATTGCCGCCCTACAGCGATCGTGGGAGATTGTCAGGGCAGTTGCGCTGCCGCGCGACCTGTCCCGGGACCTGATTCTGAAGCTGGGGAACGAGTTGTGA
- a CDS encoding DUF418 domain-containing protein translates to MTADTARTAPRTRIHDLDALRAFALLGILVVNITFAATGFSMTVTDPAYDSWLDDAVRWLSSTFFGMKFYLLFSFMFGYSFILQTQAAARAGAAFKPRMVRRLLGLFALGAVNMVFLISGDILTVYALLGAILLAMRGVRDRTALIVAAGLYGYLLLSMGSSILFLDTSSYFDHASQIAAAQESTANLAGGFGSVVHEHIAILPLYSLSQLTMQGPTTLAMFLLGMVAARRGVLVGLTGRESWLRIVQLVGFPVGIVGGAVYASSGANGNTSAVLVSAMTAPLLAAAYAATLIRIVHSVRGRRLGSTLAPAGKMALSNYLGQSVATLLIFTGVGFGLVGQVSPLEMVLFAFAIFAGQVVISRWWLERHGHGPAEWLLRWFTNGERPAWRRRA, encoded by the coding sequence GTGACCGCAGATACCGCCAGAACGGCCCCCCGGACCCGGATCCACGATCTCGACGCACTGCGCGCGTTCGCGCTGCTCGGCATCCTCGTCGTCAACATCACCTTCGCCGCCACCGGCTTCAGCATGACCGTCACCGACCCGGCGTACGACTCCTGGCTCGACGACGCGGTGCGCTGGCTCAGCTCCACGTTCTTCGGAATGAAGTTCTACCTGCTGTTCTCGTTCATGTTCGGGTACAGCTTCATCCTCCAGACCCAGGCGGCGGCTCGGGCCGGCGCCGCTTTCAAGCCCCGGATGGTCCGCCGGCTGCTCGGCCTGTTCGCGCTCGGCGCGGTGAACATGGTCTTCCTGATCAGCGGCGACATCCTGACCGTGTACGCCCTGCTCGGCGCGATCCTGCTGGCGATGCGCGGGGTACGCGACCGTACCGCGCTGATCGTCGCCGCCGGGCTCTACGGCTACCTGCTGCTCAGCATGGGTTCGAGCATCCTGTTCCTGGACACGTCGAGCTACTTCGACCACGCCAGCCAGATCGCCGCCGCGCAGGAGAGCACCGCGAACCTGGCCGGCGGATTCGGGTCGGTCGTCCACGAGCACATCGCGATCCTGCCGCTCTACAGCCTCTCGCAGTTGACCATGCAGGGGCCGACCACGCTGGCGATGTTCCTGCTCGGCATGGTCGCCGCCCGTCGCGGGGTGCTGGTCGGGCTGACCGGGCGGGAGTCGTGGCTGCGGATCGTCCAGCTCGTCGGCTTCCCGGTCGGGATCGTCGGCGGCGCCGTCTACGCCTCGTCCGGCGCGAACGGCAACACCTCCGCCGTACTCGTCAGCGCGATGACCGCCCCGCTCCTCGCCGCCGCGTACGCCGCGACCCTGATCCGGATCGTGCACAGCGTCCGGGGCCGGCGGCTCGGCTCGACGCTGGCCCCGGCCGGCAAGATGGCGCTGTCGAACTACCTCGGCCAGTCGGTGGCCACGCTGCTGATCTTCACCGGCGTGGGCTTCGGCCTGGTCGGTCAGGTGTCACCGCTGGAGATGGTGCTCTTCGCCTTCGCCATCTTCGCCGGCCAGGTCGTGATCAGTCGCTGGTGGCTGGAGCGGCACGGCCATGGCCCGGCCGAGTGGCTGCTGCGCTGGTTCACCAACGGGGAACGGCCGGCCTGGCGGCGTCGGGCCTGA
- a CDS encoding SDR family NAD(P)-dependent oxidoreductase, with amino-acid sequence MNLDKTVAVVTGGGTGIGRAVSLALARSGADGVVVNFNRSQAEAEETAAQAREWAGRSRALAADVADDLQVRAMADRVLATFGRVDILVNNAGGTQAVEHADLDGLTDQIWHDILDVNLLGAFHCARAFAPALRAAGGAVVNISSISGYRAGGSSIAYGVSKAAMLQLTRNLALALAPEVRVNAVAPGTVAHTRWQPGLHGEAGFAERAARERETVPLHRTADPEHVAQAVLGLLQMDMVTGEAIIVDGGKHVTY; translated from the coding sequence ATGAACCTCGACAAGACCGTCGCGGTGGTGACCGGCGGCGGTACCGGAATCGGCCGCGCGGTCAGCCTGGCCCTGGCCCGGTCCGGGGCGGACGGCGTGGTGGTCAACTTCAACCGGTCGCAGGCCGAGGCCGAGGAGACCGCCGCGCAGGCCCGGGAGTGGGCCGGCCGGTCCCGGGCGCTCGCCGCCGACGTGGCCGACGATCTCCAGGTACGGGCGATGGCCGACCGGGTCCTGGCCACGTTCGGCCGGGTCGACATCCTGGTCAACAACGCCGGTGGCACCCAGGCGGTGGAGCACGCCGACCTGGACGGCCTCACCGACCAGATCTGGCACGACATCCTGGACGTCAACCTGCTCGGCGCCTTCCACTGCGCCCGCGCCTTCGCCCCCGCACTGCGCGCCGCAGGTGGCGCGGTCGTGAACATCTCGTCGATCTCCGGCTACCGGGCCGGCGGCTCCTCGATCGCGTACGGGGTGAGCAAGGCGGCGATGCTCCAGCTCACCCGCAACCTCGCGTTGGCGCTCGCCCCGGAGGTACGGGTCAACGCGGTGGCGCCCGGCACCGTCGCGCACACCCGCTGGCAGCCCGGCCTGCACGGCGAGGCGGGCTTCGCCGAACGCGCCGCCCGAGAACGCGAAACGGTTCCCCTGCACCGCACCGCCGACCCGGAACACGTCGCCCAGGCCGTCCTCGGCCTCCTCCAGATGGACATGGTCACCGGCGAGGCGATCATCGTCGACGGCGGCAAGCACGTCACCTACTGA
- a CDS encoding MFS transporter, producing the protein MTQPVDPPPPPEPEITPTPTDTAAKADTDPKADTDPKADTEPQPTPPAELRRVVSASLVGTALEWYDFFIYGTAAALVFDDIFFPDADPAVGTLIAFATFGVAFLFRPVGGFFFGRLGDRIGRRSTLIITTLVMGIATGLIGLLPTYDQIGVWAPILLVLMRICQGLGAGAEFGGASTLLAEHAPAHRRGYYASYAQTGVQIGLVLGTVSFLLVGMLPDDQLESWGWRIPFLASFAMIFVTIYVRLRVTESPVFTRMARSRTVVQTPILDTLKMYPRNFLVGIGAHICDTAIVYIFATFSVAYLTNELDRPRWVALTGVILMGLVVIAVQPIYGALSDRIGRKPLNVFSVVFTAAFAFPFFWLLNSEATVLIWLALIIAGGIGFAPMIAVQPAFYAELFGAGVRYTGFAASREIGAAISGFSPLVAAALLSTADGSPWLVALWIIFTAAISLVAFLAARETRTMDINAVHAYQEEPPPDKTAATPVETVR; encoded by the coding sequence ATGACACAGCCGGTGGACCCCCCGCCCCCGCCTGAGCCCGAGATCACCCCGACGCCGACCGACACCGCCGCAAAGGCCGACACCGATCCAAAGGCCGACACCGATCCGAAGGCCGACACCGAACCGCAGCCCACCCCACCCGCCGAACTCCGCCGGGTCGTGTCGGCCTCCCTGGTCGGCACCGCACTGGAGTGGTACGACTTCTTCATCTACGGCACCGCCGCCGCGCTGGTCTTCGACGACATCTTCTTCCCGGACGCCGACCCGGCGGTCGGCACGCTGATCGCGTTCGCCACCTTCGGGGTGGCGTTCCTGTTCCGGCCGGTCGGCGGGTTCTTCTTCGGCCGGCTCGGTGACCGGATCGGCCGCCGCTCCACACTGATCATCACCACCCTGGTGATGGGCATCGCCACCGGCCTGATCGGGCTGCTGCCGACGTACGACCAGATCGGGGTCTGGGCGCCGATCCTGCTGGTACTGATGCGGATCTGCCAGGGGCTGGGTGCCGGAGCCGAGTTCGGGGGCGCGTCGACCCTGCTCGCCGAGCACGCGCCCGCGCACCGGCGTGGCTACTACGCGTCGTACGCCCAGACCGGGGTGCAGATCGGTCTGGTGCTCGGCACCGTGTCGTTCCTGCTGGTCGGGATGTTGCCGGACGACCAGCTCGAATCCTGGGGCTGGCGGATTCCGTTCCTGGCCAGCTTCGCGATGATCTTCGTGACCATCTACGTACGACTCCGGGTGACCGAGTCGCCGGTGTTCACCCGGATGGCACGCAGCCGTACCGTCGTCCAGACACCGATCCTGGACACCCTGAAGATGTACCCGCGCAACTTCCTGGTCGGGATCGGCGCGCACATCTGCGACACCGCGATCGTCTACATCTTCGCCACCTTCAGCGTCGCCTACCTGACCAACGAACTCGACCGGCCCCGCTGGGTCGCGCTGACCGGCGTCATTCTGATGGGCCTGGTGGTGATCGCGGTGCAGCCGATCTACGGGGCGCTGTCGGACCGGATCGGCCGTAAACCGCTCAACGTGTTCAGCGTGGTCTTCACCGCCGCCTTCGCGTTCCCGTTCTTCTGGCTGCTCAACTCCGAGGCGACCGTACTGATCTGGCTGGCGCTGATCATCGCCGGTGGCATCGGGTTCGCGCCGATGATCGCCGTACAGCCGGCGTTCTACGCGGAGTTGTTCGGGGCCGGGGTGCGGTACACCGGATTCGCCGCCTCCCGGGAGATCGGTGCCGCCATCTCCGGCTTCTCCCCACTCGTCGCGGCGGCACTACTCAGCACGGCGGACGGCTCACCCTGGCTGGTCGCACTCTGGATCATCTTCACCGCGGCGATCTCCCTGGTCGCCTTCCTGGCCGCCCGGGAGACCCGGACGATGGACATCAACGCCGTCCACGCGTACCAGGAGGAACCGCCGCCGGACAAGACGGCGGCGACCCCGGTGGAGACCGTGCGATGA
- a CDS encoding Ldh family oxidoreductase, with the protein MARGEDSIRTGDDTSPVPPGIPSWSTVPNSRAPAGSGAGAAAAGSGEPDDVPVPDAVPAEELVVIAARILGTAGTPEPTAHAVAVSLVESDLVGHDSHGVRRLVPYVDAVQAGMIDPTVEPVLRHRHRATAVVDGRGGFGQLAARLAVDEARRLSGEYGVGVVTIGNCNHIGRLGEYVQLLAETETVGLAFCNINSTVAPYGGRERRLGTNPLAWAAPRATDNPPVVLDFATSAIAEGKLALSMARRERVGTGLLVDVDGHDSTDPGDFYHGGALLPFGQHKGYGLSVLIEIVGGLLSGAGVSSLPGYDNTNGTVLIAIDIGTFLPVSEFRARSEEFCRLLADTAPAVDNDPGPDGVLVPGEKEARTRAARIRDGITLAPTTWRELTALPGGPAPAGPTGTPEPPPSVETPLSPPPRSRADDAAPSSEENPDDTAGGPPAPA; encoded by the coding sequence ATGGCGCGCGGCGAGGATTCGATTCGGACCGGAGACGACACGAGCCCGGTGCCACCGGGCATCCCGTCCTGGTCGACCGTGCCGAACAGCCGGGCGCCGGCCGGATCCGGAGCGGGAGCGGCGGCAGCCGGCAGCGGCGAGCCGGACGACGTCCCGGTTCCGGACGCCGTACCGGCCGAGGAGCTGGTGGTCATTGCCGCGCGGATCCTCGGCACCGCCGGTACGCCGGAGCCCACCGCACACGCGGTGGCGGTCTCCCTGGTGGAATCCGACCTCGTCGGGCACGACTCACACGGGGTACGCCGACTCGTCCCCTACGTCGACGCGGTACAGGCCGGCATGATCGATCCGACCGTCGAACCCGTACTCCGGCACCGTCACCGGGCCACCGCGGTCGTCGACGGGCGGGGCGGGTTCGGGCAGCTCGCCGCCCGGCTGGCGGTCGACGAGGCCCGGCGACTCTCCGGCGAGTACGGCGTCGGCGTGGTCACCATCGGCAACTGCAACCACATCGGCCGACTCGGCGAGTACGTGCAACTGCTGGCCGAGACGGAGACCGTCGGGCTCGCCTTCTGCAACATCAACTCCACCGTCGCCCCGTACGGCGGCCGGGAGCGCCGACTTGGCACCAATCCGTTGGCCTGGGCCGCCCCACGAGCCACCGACAACCCGCCCGTGGTGCTCGACTTCGCCACCTCCGCGATCGCCGAGGGCAAGCTGGCGCTCTCGATGGCCCGCCGGGAGCGGGTCGGCACCGGTCTCCTGGTCGACGTCGACGGTCACGACTCCACCGACCCGGGCGACTTCTACCACGGCGGGGCCCTGCTCCCCTTCGGCCAGCACAAGGGCTACGGCCTGAGCGTGCTGATCGAGATCGTCGGCGGGTTGCTCTCCGGCGCCGGAGTCTCCAGCCTGCCCGGCTACGACAACACCAACGGAACCGTACTGATCGCCATCGACATCGGGACCTTCCTGCCGGTGTCCGAGTTCCGGGCCCGGTCCGAAGAGTTCTGCCGGCTGCTGGCCGACACCGCGCCCGCCGTCGACAACGACCCCGGCCCGGACGGCGTACTGGTGCCCGGCGAGAAGGAGGCGCGGACCCGCGCCGCCCGGATCCGGGACGGGATCACGCTCGCCCCGACGACCTGGCGGGAGTTGACCGCGCTGCCCGGCGGTCCGGCGCCGGCCGGTCCGACCGGTACCCCCGAGCCGCCGCCTTCCGTCGAGACCCCCCTCTCACCCCCACCCCGGAGCCGCGCCGACGACGCGGCGCCCTCGTCCGAGGAGAATCCTGATGACACAGCCGGTGGACCCCCCGCCCCCGCCTGA
- a CDS encoding IclR family transcriptional regulator translates to MADRIGASASDKTFDVLEALVEHSRLADIAAATNLPKATVHRILQVMVERGLARPGGTGDYFTGPRMLALAGRVMQRLDLPAQVRPQLEELQRRTGRTVHLALLSGDEAVYVAKVEAGKPYQLASRVGMSLDLHSTSIGKAVLATLDDARVVALAERTGLRRHTPGTVVEVRRLLAELATVRSRGWAEDHEENEPGVSATGAAVYDHAGHVIGGVSAATLSYEAADQPADEVGRQVLEAAAQVSRALGARST, encoded by the coding sequence ATGGCTGACCGGATCGGTGCGAGCGCCTCGGACAAGACGTTCGATGTGCTGGAGGCACTGGTCGAACACAGCCGACTGGCCGACATCGCGGCGGCGACGAACCTGCCGAAGGCCACCGTGCACCGGATTCTCCAGGTGATGGTGGAGCGGGGACTGGCCCGGCCCGGCGGTACGGGGGACTACTTCACCGGTCCCCGGATGCTCGCGCTGGCCGGCCGGGTGATGCAGCGGCTGGACCTGCCGGCCCAGGTACGCCCGCAGTTGGAGGAGTTGCAGCGCCGGACCGGTCGGACGGTCCACCTGGCGCTGCTCTCCGGCGACGAGGCGGTGTACGTGGCCAAAGTGGAGGCCGGCAAGCCGTACCAGCTCGCCTCCCGGGTCGGGATGAGCCTCGACCTGCACAGTACGTCGATCGGTAAGGCGGTCCTGGCGACGCTGGACGACGCCCGGGTGGTCGCCCTGGCGGAGCGGACCGGCCTGCGCCGGCACACCCCGGGAACCGTCGTCGAGGTCCGGCGCCTGCTGGCCGAACTCGCCACGGTCCGGTCCCGGGGCTGGGCCGAGGACCACGAGGAGAACGAGCCGGGTGTCTCCGCCACCGGAGCGGCGGTGTACGACCACGCGGGTCACGTGATCGGCGGGGTGAGCGCGGCGACGCTCAGTTACGAGGCGGCCGACCAGCCGGCGGACGAGGTGGGCCGGCAGGTGCTGGAGGCTGCGGCCCAGGTCTCCCGAGCCCTCGGCGCCCGCTCGACCTGA
- a CDS encoding threonine ammonia-lyase, giving the protein MEALVTVDDIRAALTDLAGVVLRTPLLPCRWDDQLWLKPESLQPVGSFKLRGATHAVARLDPARRARGVVTHSSGNHGQALAYAARALGVSCTVVIPDGAPATKVDQVRALGAEVRMVPPADRLTVAQAIAAEQGRTLIPPFDDRRIIAGQGSIGIEVLEDLPEVDVVLVPIGGGGLASGVATAVKAIRPSTRVVGVEPALAADAQESLASGELLIWDPARTYRTSADGLRTNLSALTFAHLRERLDGIVTVSEDEIGAATTRLIREARLVVEPSGAVATAARMFHAAELPAGRTVAVVTGGNVDPAVLAAAVTGSGTVATGSAPR; this is encoded by the coding sequence GTGGAGGCTCTAGTTACCGTCGACGACATCCGGGCCGCGCTGACCGACCTGGCCGGCGTGGTGCTGCGTACCCCGTTGCTGCCGTGTCGCTGGGACGACCAGCTCTGGCTGAAGCCGGAGAGCCTGCAACCGGTCGGCTCGTTCAAGCTGCGCGGCGCGACCCACGCGGTGGCCCGGCTCGATCCCGCGCGACGCGCCCGAGGGGTGGTCACGCACTCGTCCGGAAACCACGGTCAGGCGCTCGCCTACGCCGCCCGGGCCCTGGGGGTGTCCTGCACGGTGGTGATCCCGGACGGCGCCCCGGCGACCAAGGTCGACCAGGTACGCGCGCTGGGCGCCGAGGTACGGATGGTGCCGCCGGCCGATCGGCTGACCGTGGCCCAGGCGATCGCCGCCGAGCAGGGCCGGACGCTGATCCCGCCCTTCGACGACCGGCGGATCATCGCCGGTCAGGGCTCGATCGGAATCGAGGTGCTGGAGGACCTGCCCGAGGTCGACGTCGTGCTGGTGCCGATCGGCGGGGGCGGACTCGCCTCCGGCGTCGCCACGGCGGTCAAGGCGATCCGCCCGAGCACGAGGGTCGTCGGGGTCGAGCCGGCGCTCGCCGCCGACGCCCAGGAGTCGCTGGCCAGCGGAGAGTTGTTGATCTGGGACCCGGCCCGCACCTACCGGACCAGCGCGGACGGGCTGCGGACGAACCTGTCCGCGCTGACCTTCGCGCATCTGCGGGAGCGGCTGGATGGCATCGTGACGGTCAGCGAGGACGAGATCGGAGCGGCGACCACCCGGCTGATCCGGGAGGCCAGGCTGGTGGTCGAGCCGAGTGGCGCGGTGGCCACCGCGGCCCGGATGTTCCACGCCGCCGAGCTGCCCGCCGGGCGTACGGTGGCGGTCGTGACCGGTGGAAACGTCGATCCGGCCGTACTCGCGGCGGCGGTCACCGGGTCCGGCACCGTCGCCACCGGATCCGCCCCGCGATGA
- a CDS encoding DUF4352 domain-containing protein yields the protein MSRPDQPGEEPHQTGAGSGGPPTGEDRPEYPPAPAERPWDWAIDPAPPEGPSQQPVPDPAAGRTVDEIPDPLPPGVGAPPPSTLGTPAPPGPAPGPPTAPPPDWSTPDTPANTPPLGGYPGSPQWPGPPVAPGPPGPPVQSGPAPGPQPPGPATPAPNPARSTDRRWWFVLGIVAALLSCCCVAAAVIALAWGPDFYTGLRERERRIVGLNQPIRDGDLEFRVRQLRCGLTEVGDPLVSQLALGQFCVVDLTVRNLGARPAVFHDNLQIAYGPAGQRFGVDSTAGLLANADQRAFLDVINPGNRVTGAIVYDIPPDARIVRLRLHGSATSAGVQIRTG from the coding sequence ATGAGCAGGCCCGACCAGCCCGGCGAGGAGCCGCACCAGACCGGTGCCGGCTCCGGCGGGCCGCCGACGGGCGAGGACCGGCCGGAGTACCCGCCGGCACCGGCCGAGCGACCCTGGGACTGGGCGATCGACCCGGCACCCCCGGAGGGCCCGAGCCAGCAGCCGGTGCCGGATCCGGCGGCGGGCCGGACGGTGGACGAGATCCCCGACCCGCTTCCGCCGGGCGTCGGCGCACCACCCCCGTCGACCCTCGGCACGCCCGCGCCACCCGGCCCCGCCCCGGGCCCGCCGACGGCGCCACCGCCGGACTGGTCCACCCCGGACACCCCGGCCAACACGCCGCCACTGGGCGGGTACCCGGGCTCACCGCAGTGGCCCGGCCCGCCCGTCGCGCCCGGCCCACCCGGCCCACCGGTGCAGAGCGGTCCGGCCCCGGGCCCGCAGCCACCCGGCCCCGCCACACCGGCCCCGAATCCCGCCCGCTCGACCGACCGACGATGGTGGTTCGTGCTCGGCATCGTCGCCGCGCTGCTCTCCTGCTGCTGCGTTGCCGCCGCCGTGATCGCGCTGGCCTGGGGACCGGACTTCTACACCGGGCTGCGCGAGCGGGAGCGGCGGATCGTCGGGCTGAACCAGCCGATCCGGGACGGCGATCTCGAATTCCGGGTACGGCAACTGCGGTGCGGGCTGACCGAGGTGGGTGATCCACTGGTCAGCCAGCTCGCCCTGGGGCAGTTCTGCGTGGTCGACCTGACGGTACGGAACCTGGGCGCACGGCCGGCGGTCTTCCACGACAACCTGCAGATCGCGTACGGGCCGGCGGGCCAGCGGTTCGGGGTGGACAGCACGGCGGGGCTGCTCGCCAACGCCGACCAGCGCGCCTTCCTCGACGTGATCAACCCCGGAAACCGGGTGACCGGGGCGATCGTCTACGACATCCCGCCCGACGCCCGGATCGTCCGGCTGCGGCTGCACGGCTCGGCGACCTCAGCCGGGGTACAGATCCGGACCGGCTGA